In Calditerricola satsumensis, one genomic interval encodes:
- a CDS encoding prepilin peptidase gives MQPALSGWTDDAAVLAWGLLFGSFLNVVAYRVPRGISVIWPPSACPHCGGRLAPRDLVPLFSYLWLRGRCRRCRAPISPLYPLGEALTALTFWLVWHRVGPTPELAVGWGLASLLVAATMADLRDRLIPNRIVLAAAMFLGGCRLLTHPLPLEAYALGAAAGFGVLYALNGLSLLVYRQEGIGGGDMKLMAAVGLAVGWKTVLLALLIGSLLGGAVAILLLATGKAHRRQYLPFGPMLAAGSLIAYLWGDALIAWYLGWSIS, from the coding sequence ATGCAGCCCGCGCTTTCCGGCTGGACGGACGATGCCGCGGTTTTGGCGTGGGGGCTTTTGTTTGGGTCGTTTTTGAACGTCGTCGCGTATCGCGTGCCGCGCGGGATCTCCGTGATCTGGCCGCCGTCGGCCTGCCCGCACTGCGGCGGACGCCTCGCCCCGCGCGACCTCGTTCCCCTGTTCAGCTACCTGTGGCTGCGCGGGCGGTGTCGGCGCTGCCGCGCGCCGATCTCGCCCCTCTATCCCCTGGGCGAAGCGCTCACGGCGCTGACCTTTTGGCTGGTGTGGCACCGGGTGGGGCCAACGCCGGAGCTGGCCGTCGGCTGGGGGTTGGCCAGCTTGCTGGTGGCGGCGACGATGGCCGACCTGCGCGATCGGCTCATTCCCAATCGCATCGTGTTGGCGGCCGCGATGTTCCTTGGGGGATGTCGCCTCCTCACGCACCCGCTGCCCCTTGAAGCCTACGCGCTGGGAGCGGCTGCGGGGTTTGGCGTGCTCTATGCCCTGAATGGGCTGAGCCTGCTCGTGTACCGACAGGAAGGAATCGGCGGCGGGGATATGAAATTGATGGCGGCGGTGGGGCTGGCCGTCGGGTGGAAAACGGTGTTGCTCGCGCTGCTGATCGGGTCGCTTCTGGGCGGCGCCGTGGCGATTCTGCTGCTGGCGACCGGAAAAGCGCACCGCCGCCAGTACCTGCCCTTTGGGCCGATGCTGGCG
- a CDS encoding Lrp/AsnC family transcriptional regulator, whose protein sequence is MNYDESEGIWMKFDHIDKQIVDILQREGRITMTELGRRVELTTPAVTERVRRLEENGVIRGFRADVSRAHLGKPMTAFFLLRVHADATEAFIQWAKEAPGVLECHRVSGRADFLLKVAVADIAELERVADRCRPYGQVETHIVTTTVIEGKAMTVPEELVAERSRGKTA, encoded by the coding sequence ATGAATTATGATGAAAGCGAGGGAATTTGGATGAAGTTTGATCATATAGACAAACAGATTGTTGACATTCTTCAACGCGAGGGGCGCATCACGATGACGGAGCTGGGACGCCGGGTCGAGCTGACCACCCCGGCGGTGACGGAACGCGTGCGGCGGCTGGAGGAAAACGGCGTCATCCGCGGTTTTCGCGCCGATGTTTCCCGCGCCCACCTCGGAAAACCGATGACCGCCTTTTTCCTGTTGCGCGTGCATGCCGATGCCACGGAGGCGTTCATCCAATGGGCCAAAGAGGCGCCGGGGGTGTTGGAGTGCCACCGGGTGAGCGGCCGCGCCGACTTTTTGCTGAAGGTGGCCGTGGCCGACATTGCCGAACTGGAACGGGTGGCTGACCGCTGCCGCCCCTACGGGCAGGTGGAGACGCACATCGTCACCACCACCGTGATCGAAGGGAAAGCGATGACCGTGCCGGAAGAGTTGGTGGCCGAGCGCAGCCGCGGGAAAACGGCATAA